From Salipiger profundus, a single genomic window includes:
- the trbJ gene encoding P-type conjugative transfer protein TrbJ: MTRKITFRFAGPSLFALALAMPMAMSPIAAPPAHALFGIGGGPFIVYDPTNHAENLLTAARALEQINNQIAQLQNEAQMLINQARNLANLPYSALQQIQQNVSRTQQLLAQAQNIAFDVQSIDQMFQQDYGNLSLTATDQQLIAEARSRWENTVGGLQDAMRVQAGVVGNIDANRAEMSALVGQSQNAVGALQATQAGNQLLALQSQQLSDLIAVISANGRANALTEAERATAAEQGRIQRERFLMPGSGYQPGNAQMFN; this comes from the coding sequence ATGACACGCAAGATCACGTTTCGGTTCGCCGGCCCGTCGCTGTTCGCCCTCGCGCTGGCGATGCCCATGGCCATGTCGCCTATTGCAGCGCCGCCCGCACACGCGCTCTTCGGCATAGGCGGGGGGCCTTTCATCGTCTACGACCCGACCAACCACGCGGAAAACCTCCTGACCGCGGCGCGGGCTCTGGAGCAGATCAACAACCAGATCGCACAGCTCCAGAACGAAGCGCAGATGCTGATCAACCAGGCGCGCAATCTCGCCAACCTGCCGTATTCCGCGCTCCAGCAGATCCAGCAGAACGTCAGCCGCACACAGCAACTCCTGGCCCAAGCGCAGAACATCGCCTTCGACGTGCAGAGCATCGACCAGATGTTCCAGCAGGACTATGGCAACCTTTCCCTGACGGCGACCGACCAGCAGCTGATCGCCGAGGCCCGGTCCCGTTGGGAGAACACCGTCGGTGGCCTGCAGGATGCCATGCGCGTGCAGGCCGGTGTCGTCGGCAATATCGACGCCAACCGCGCCGAGATGTCCGCGCTTGTGGGGCAGAGCCAGAACGCGGTCGGTGCTCTGCAGGCCACACAGGCGGGCAACCAGCTCCTCGCACTGCAATCGCAGCAGCTCTCGGATCTGATCGCGGTGATCTCGGCAAACGGCCGCGCCAATGCGCTGACCGAGGCCGAGCGTGCCACCGCCGCCGAACAGGGCCGCATCCAGCGCGAGCGGTTCCTGATGCCGGGCTCGGGCTACCAGCCCGGCAATGCGCAGATGTTCAACTGA
- the trbK-alt gene encoding putative entry exclusion protein TrbK-alt: MEGKVLARIAAIAFVAIAITATVIEMTREEGPVPASTAPAPALQPPADPLRATLRWCQQLGEAASSDADCLAAWAENRDRFLGRMPAPEAPQRPGDQ; encoded by the coding sequence ATGGAGGGGAAGGTGCTGGCCCGCATCGCGGCCATCGCGTTCGTGGCGATCGCGATCACCGCCACGGTGATCGAGATGACACGCGAGGAAGGTCCCGTGCCGGCCAGCACCGCGCCCGCGCCCGCGCTGCAGCCGCCAGCCGATCCTCTCCGCGCGACGCTGCGCTGGTGCCAGCAGCTCGGCGAGGCCGCTTCCAGCGATGCCGACTGCCTCGCCGCATGGGCCGAGAACCGCGACCGGTTCCTCGGTCGGATGCCTGCACCCGAAGCGCCGCAGCGTCCGGGAGATCAGTGA
- the trbL gene encoding P-type conjugative transfer protein TrbL → MGGTGVIDNFLGIFTSYIDSGFGLLGGEVAFIATTLIVIDVTLAALFWAWGADDDIIARLVKKTLFVGVFAYIISNWNNLARIVFESFAGLGLMASGTGFSAADLLRPGRVAQTGLEAGRPLLESISDLMGWVAVFENLVQILCLFFAWALVILAFFILAVQLFVTLIEFKLTTLAGFVLIPFGLFGKTAFMAERVLGNVISSGIKVLVLAVIIGIGSTLFGQFTAGFGGVTPTIDDAMAIVLAALSLLGLGIFGPGIASGLVSGGPQLSAGAAIGTGLAVGGAAIGAGGATMLAARGAGSALSGGAVLARGGAAAAGAASSAYTLGSMGGGGLSGGMAGVARAGAAAAASPLKKASSRAAGGIQSSYAEGVKGGVAATGGTTSMGTVGGAAPEPASGPSASDGPPAWAKRMRHNQAVSHGVRAAAHAVRSGDSHGSGSSVNLSERDRS, encoded by the coding sequence ATGGGCGGAACCGGCGTCATCGACAACTTTCTGGGCATCTTCACCAGCTATATCGACAGCGGGTTTGGGCTGCTCGGGGGGGAGGTGGCCTTCATCGCCACGACGCTGATCGTCATCGACGTGACGCTGGCCGCGCTGTTCTGGGCCTGGGGCGCCGATGATGACATCATCGCCCGTCTGGTGAAGAAGACGCTCTTTGTCGGAGTCTTCGCCTATATCATCTCCAACTGGAACAACCTCGCCCGGATCGTCTTCGAGAGCTTCGCGGGCCTCGGTCTGATGGCCTCGGGCACCGGGTTTTCCGCTGCCGACCTTCTTCGCCCTGGCCGCGTGGCCCAGACCGGGCTAGAGGCCGGACGACCGCTGCTCGAAAGCATCTCCGATCTGATGGGCTGGGTCGCGGTCTTCGAGAACCTCGTCCAGATTCTCTGCCTGTTCTTCGCCTGGGCGCTGGTGATCCTCGCCTTCTTCATCCTCGCGGTTCAGCTCTTCGTCACCCTGATCGAGTTCAAACTCACGACCCTCGCGGGCTTCGTGCTGATCCCCTTCGGCCTCTTCGGCAAGACCGCCTTTATGGCCGAGCGCGTGCTGGGCAACGTCATCTCCTCCGGCATCAAGGTTCTCGTCCTCGCCGTGATCATCGGCATTGGCTCGACGCTCTTCGGTCAGTTCACCGCAGGTTTCGGCGGCGTGACGCCGACCATCGATGACGCCATGGCGATTGTTCTGGCCGCCCTGTCTCTGCTGGGCCTCGGTATCTTCGGCCCCGGCATCGCCTCGGGTCTGGTGTCCGGCGGGCCCCAACTCAGCGCGGGGGCCGCCATAGGCACCGGCCTTGCCGTTGGTGGCGCTGCGATCGGGGCCGGAGGGGCAACCATGCTCGCAGCGCGCGGGGCCGGGTCTGCGCTCTCCGGTGGCGCCGTTCTGGCACGCGGCGGTGCGGCCGCGGCGGGCGCTGCCTCGAGCGCCTACACGCTTGGCTCGATGGGCGGAGGTGGTCTCTCCGGGGGGATGGCTGGTGTGGCGCGCGCCGGGGCCGCTGCCGCGGCATCACCGCTCAAGAAGGCGTCCTCTCGCGCGGCTGGCGGGATCCAGTCCAGCTACGCCGAGGGCGTCAAGGGCGGTGTTGCGGCGACTGGCGGAACCACCTCGATGGGCACGGTCGGCGGCGCGGCGCCCGAGCCTGCTTCCGGCCCGTCCGCCTCCGATGGCCCGCCAGCCTGGGCGAAGCGCATGCGCCATAACCAGGCCGTGAGCCATGGCGTGCGCGCTGCCGCCCACGCCGTCCGGTCGGGCGACAGCCATGGCTCGGGCTCCTCCGTCAATCTCTCCGAAAGGGATCGCTCATGA
- the trbF gene encoding conjugal transfer protein TrbF: MNLFRRSATHYGKTPQPETPYQRAAQVWDERIGSARVQARNWRYMAFGSLILAAGFAGALVWQSARGTVVPWVVQVDALGEAQAVAPASADYEPTDPQIAFHLGRFIEQVRSIPADPIIVRQNWLRAYEFTTDRGAAALNDFARANDPFTRVGRQQIAVEVSSVIRASPGSFRVAWTERHYENGQLSTTERWTAILTVVIQTPRSAERLRANPLGIYVNAISWSREMSQ, from the coding sequence ATGAACCTCTTCAGGCGCTCCGCCACCCATTATGGCAAGACACCTCAGCCAGAGACGCCCTATCAGAGGGCCGCGCAGGTCTGGGACGAGCGTATCGGCTCCGCCCGCGTTCAGGCCCGCAACTGGCGCTACATGGCCTTTGGCAGCCTGATCCTGGCGGCGGGATTTGCTGGCGCCCTGGTCTGGCAATCTGCGCGTGGTACCGTCGTGCCCTGGGTCGTTCAGGTCGACGCGCTCGGCGAGGCCCAGGCTGTCGCGCCGGCCTCCGCCGATTACGAACCAACCGATCCGCAGATCGCTTTCCATCTTGGTCGCTTCATCGAGCAGGTTCGTTCCATCCCTGCCGACCCGATCATTGTGCGGCAGAACTGGCTGCGCGCCTATGAGTTCACCACGGACCGTGGCGCGGCCGCACTTAACGACTTCGCTCGCGCCAACGACCCGTTCACCCGCGTCGGTCGTCAACAGATCGCTGTCGAGGTGTCCTCGGTCATCCGGGCCTCGCCGGGATCGTTCCGCGTTGCTTGGACCGAGCGTCACTACGAGAACGGCCAGCTTTCCACGACCGAGCGCTGGACCGCGATCCTGACCGTCGTGATCCAGACCCCGCGCAGCGCCGAGCGCCTGCGCGCCAATCCCCTCGGAATCTATGTCAATGCGATCTCCTGGTCGCGGGAGATGAGCCAATGA
- the trbG gene encoding P-type conjugative transfer protein TrbG: MTETHVRAIRSSSVNKPNLVALLLCSSFLAGCASNRVPEFSYDESVPPLPTPPASAAEERPRPLHTPPVWTVAHGGAAAGTPTGRIENANAAARVEPRREGYFNAIQIYPWSEGALYQVYAAPGQITNIALEPGERLTGAGPIAAGDTTRWIIGDTESGSGSTARVHILVKPTRDDISTNLVISTDRRVYTIELRAREALYMPSVAWAYPAAPRGGRQAVATAPTIPAPSARNHRYGLQIRGESPPWRPVSVFDDGRRVYVVFPAGIAQGEMPPLFVLGSDGEPEIVNSRIHRNVLIVDRLFGAAELRLGAGDRQQVVRIVRMEEREADARTAGDARRGGAS, encoded by the coding sequence ATGACTGAAACGCATGTTCGTGCAATCAGGTCTTCGAGCGTCAACAAGCCCAACTTGGTGGCCTTGCTGCTGTGCTCGTCCTTTCTGGCGGGGTGTGCCAGTAACCGGGTGCCGGAATTCAGTTACGACGAGTCTGTGCCGCCGCTGCCCACTCCGCCCGCCTCGGCTGCCGAGGAACGTCCTCGGCCCCTGCACACGCCGCCGGTCTGGACAGTGGCGCATGGCGGAGCGGCGGCAGGCACACCGACCGGCCGTATCGAAAACGCCAATGCCGCCGCCCGGGTCGAACCGCGCCGCGAGGGCTATTTCAATGCGATCCAGATCTATCCCTGGTCGGAAGGAGCCCTCTATCAGGTCTATGCCGCGCCGGGTCAGATCACCAACATCGCACTCGAGCCGGGCGAGCGTCTGACCGGCGCGGGGCCGATCGCCGCAGGGGATACCACGCGCTGGATCATCGGCGACACGGAGAGCGGGTCCGGATCAACCGCCCGCGTCCACATCCTCGTCAAACCGACGCGGGACGACATCTCGACCAATCTGGTGATCAGCACTGACAGGCGGGTGTATACGATCGAGTTGCGTGCGCGCGAGGCGCTCTACATGCCCTCCGTTGCCTGGGCTTATCCGGCTGCGCCCCGTGGTGGGCGACAGGCTGTGGCGACCGCGCCGACCATCCCGGCGCCGTCGGCCCGTAATCATCGTTACGGCTTGCAGATCCGGGGTGAGAGTCCGCCCTGGCGCCCGGTTTCCGTCTTCGATGATGGCCGCCGCGTCTATGTCGTCTTCCCGGCTGGCATCGCCCAGGGCGAAATGCCGCCGCTCTTCGTGCTCGGTTCGGACGGGGAGCCCGAGATCGTGAACAGCCGCATTCACCGGAACGTGCTGATCGTGGATCGCCTCTTCGGCGCCGCCGAGCTCCGGCTGGGCGCAGGAGACCGCCAGCAGGTGGTCCGGATCGTGCGCATGGAGGAGCGCGAGGCGGATGCGCGGACGGCGGGGGATGCGCGAAGGGGAGGGGCGTCATGA